A genomic window from Silene latifolia isolate original U9 population chromosome Y, ASM4854445v1, whole genome shotgun sequence includes:
- the LOC141633061 gene encoding uncharacterized protein LOC141633061, protein MESNRQLKSTWLAKQFLDVFKAKPHWPAKDIMETVRRAYKVLIKKCFAYKIKYYAHKLLHGSMKEHYSRIGSYIAALEQGNPSSVFTLYTNPNVVSNLAVFQRFFVCFDALKQGWLLGCRKVLSVDACFLKTFLGGQLIAVVGRDRNEQMFPLAWAVVEGENNESYEWFFKQLKSSLGEEDGEGWTIISDQHQSIITMVAKEFPKAEHRQCARHIFANWHKTYKGDEMKLLFWSCGP, encoded by the exons atgGAGAGTAATAGGCAGCTAAAATCTACTTGGTTAGCTAAACAATTTCTTGATGTTTTCAAAGCCAAACCACATTGGCCAGCCAAAGACATCATGGAAACTGTGAGAAGAGCATATAAAGTTTTAATTAAGAAATGCTTTGCTTATAAAATTAAGTACTATGCTCACAAATTGCTCCATGGATCAATGAAAGAGCATTACAGCAGGATAGGGAGTTATATAGCAGCTCTTGAACAAGGAAATCCAAGTAGTGTCTTCACCTTGTATACCAACCCTAATGTGGTATCAAATCTTGCTGTTTTCCAGAggttctttgtttgttttgatgCCCTTAAGCAAGGGTGGTTGTTAGGGTGTAGAAAGGTATTATCTGTTGATGCTTGTTTCCTGAAGACTTTCTTAGGGGGACAGTTAATAGCTGTTGTTGGTAGGGATCGTAATGAACAGATGTTCCCCTTAGCATGGGCAGTTGTTGAAGGAGAAAACAATGAAAGTTATGAGTGGTTTTTTAAACAACTTAAAAGCAGTTTGGGAGAAGAAGATGGAGAGGGATGGACTATTATTTCAGATCAACATCAG AGTATCATAACCATGGTTGCTAAGGAGTTTCCTAAGGCAGAACATAGGCAATGTGCTAGGCATATCTTTGCTAACTGGCACAAGACCTACAAAGGTGATGAAATGAAACTACTTTTCTGGAGCTGTGGACCATAA